One stretch of Lytechinus variegatus isolate NC3 chromosome 17, Lvar_3.0, whole genome shotgun sequence DNA includes these proteins:
- the LOC121430871 gene encoding uncharacterized protein LOC121430871, producing METEKLLFILAVVYLNIIRQVTGTEAPEEELSSSYLFDSVELSFWIALGLASSVIITCLCCIFCCKRNTLLSRSAAPSTSQQVQVREGQANSGFDYSDPPPPYSEALKYALSKDIEGLPEYSETYL from the exons ATGGAAACTGAGAAGTTATTGTTTATTCTGGCTGTTGTATATTTGAACATCATTAGGCAAGTCACTGGAACCGAAGCACCag aAGAGGAACTGTCATCATCATATTTGTTCGATTCAGTTG AGCTGAGCTTTTGGATTGCCCTCGGCCTCGCCTCATCCGTCATCATAACATGCCTATGTTGTATCTTCTGCTGCAAACGAAATACACTTCTTTCTCGTTCAGCAGCGCCATCTACGTCACAGCAGGTTCAGGTCAGAGAAGGGCAGGCAAACAGTGGCTTCGACTATTCGGATCCGCCACCTCCATACTCAGAAGCGCTAAAATATGCGCTCAGTAAAGACATCGAGGGATTGCCTGAATACTCCGAAACATACTTGTGA
- the LOC121430848 gene encoding regucalcin-like — translation MSIEVVENNVGHLLEGPHWDQASGSLLYVDILGQTVSRYNPGAGNTVKVNIGKQVGAVIPTRSGRTLVAATHVIGFLDWDSGQIETLIEVEKDRAETRFNDAKCDSSGRLWVGTMGFESLPPGLNERVLPGLASLYCLHPDKSLKTHLQGVGLSNGMAWTEDYKTMYYIDSFSGGVDAFDYDVASGTIANRRRVITIPNNEGFPDGMCIDSEGKLWVAHFMGSAVKRYDPLTGEKLRTVQLPTEIITSCCWGGANLDELYVTSSKLSLSEEKLKAQDTAGYLFRVTGLGVKGVKAELFDDLSLLA, via the exons ATGTCAATCGAAGTGGTGGAAAACAACGTCGGTCACCTTCTTGAAGGTCCACACTGGGATCAAGCCTCGGGAAGCCTTCTTTACGTTGATATCCTTGGGCAGACAGTCTCGAGATATAATCCTGGGGCGGGAAACACCGTGAAAGTTAATATAG GCAAACAGGTTGGTGCCGTTATACCCACTCGCAGCGGGCGAACCCTCGTAGCAGCCACCCACGTAATAGGGTTTCTCGACTGGGATTCAGGGCAGATCGAAACACTTATTGAAGTTGAGAAAGACAGAGCCGAAACAAGATTCAACGATGCCAAGTGCGACTCGTCTGGAAGACTTTGGGTTG gGACGATGGGATTCGAGTCTCTACCCCCTGGTCTGAACGAAAGAGTCCTGCCAGGCTTGGCTTCACTTTACTGTCTtcatccggataaatccctcaAAACACATCTTCAAGGA GTCGGTCTTTCGAATGGAATGGCGTGGACAGAAGATTACAAGACCATGTACTATATTGATTCATTTTCGGGTGGAGTAGATGCTTTCGACTACGACGTTGCCAGTGGCACGATAG CAAACCGAAGACGAGTGATCACTATCCCTAATAATGAAGGATTTCCTGATGGTATGTGCATTGACAGCGAGGGAAAGCTCTGGGTTGCTCACTTCATGGGCTCTGCTGTAAAAAGATACGACCCATTAACag GGGAGAAGCTTAGAACGGTACAACTACCCACCGAAATCATAACCAGTTGCTGCTGGGGTGGGGCCAACCTTGATGAGCTGTATGTGACGTCATCTAAACTCTCGCTGAGCGAAGAGAAACTGAAGGCTCAAGATACTGCCGGCTATCTCTTCCGGGTTACTGGACTTGGGGTCAAAGGTGTCAAAGCTGAACTGTTTGATGACCTGAGTCTCCTTGCATAA